In the genome of Bacteroidota bacterium, the window GTATTGAGACCCAAAAAGTCTGATTCCACTTGAGATCCGTTCGAGCCGTACAGCATGTCTGCTTGTGTGTTGTAGTGAGCATAGAAGCGAGCGTTGAACCCGTAGTAGGGCGGTTGATTCGCTTTGATCCGAACGTTAATGCTATATCGTGAGGAGTGGCAATGTGCGCACAACATGCCGGGATTGTTGTTGAACGATTCCGGTATGCGGTAGCCATTACGCAGCGAATCCAATCTCACTGAACGGAGTTGATACGGATTGTTGTTGCCGTGCGGGTCATGGCAAGCCTGGCAACTGATGGAAGTTCCCGCATCGCGGCTCAGTACCCACTTTGCCGCAATGCCGATAGTATCATAGCTCGCCGGGGCGTTTCTCGTGTAGTAGAGAAATCCCGCGCCTGTGTGGCACGGCTGGCAATTTGCGCGTCCGCCTTCGGCTGCACCGCCGTAGTGGAGCTGCGAGTGACCAGATTGCTCGAAGTACGTGCCGATACTGTGGCGGCGCGAACCGTCGTGGCAAACATTACAGACATCTGCTTTGATGGAAAGACCGGCCTTCTTCGGATCGGCCGTCAGTTTGTGGTCCACCATCGGGCCGTGGCACGATTCGCAGCCGACATTGGCGTGAGTCTTCTGCGTCGCAGTCAGCATGTTCCAGCGGCTGGTGTCGTTCTGGTTGATGAGATAGTAGTTGCCGTATCGCGGGAGGCCGGCGTACCATGATGTATCCCATCCGGTTTGCTTTACCTGATATCCGAAGTTGTTATTGTTGGCATTCGGATCCCAGCCGTTGGTGTGGCACTTGATGCACGAGGGTGAATATTGTCCTTGTCCCCGCGAAACATCCGAATTGCCTGTAATGCCCTTATTGAACAGCGTGGCATGTTTTGAAGCCTGCCAGTTCGTTTTGATGGTTGCCGCGTTCGGGTGACAGAAGCAGCCGCCCTGCGGATCCGTGGAAACGCCCCAGTAGGTCGTGGCAAACACGGTATCTTGTGCGCTCAACGCCCCGATAGTTGCTCTGACAACATACTCGCCGCCGACATCCACCTTGATGCTGTTGATGAGGCTTCCGGTGGCGCTGTCGAGCGTTGCCGTTGATGTTGCCGGCTTTGCGAGAATTGTCCACACAGGACTTGCCCCGGCGCCCGAACCTGCGCTATCAACCTGGAAATATACGCGTGACTGTACACCCACCGCCCTTAAACCTGTCGAGATATTCCAAGCCGGGGCAGTCGCACCCGGAACAGGGGCAGTAAGGCTGTTCAGCGACCTTCCGATTGTGTTTACCTTTATTGTCTGCGCGGCAACGTCGGCCAACATTGCCACCAGTATGCTTATGACAAGCACTGCCAGGCAGAGGGTAACAATTCGTTTCATGATGTGAGAATCCTTTCAATGAATTGATGTAGTCTTGGTCCGCTGGATGCGGGACCGTCGGAAAGAACAAGTGAGGCGTTTTACAACAACTTTGCTCTTATCATAGAGCCAATACTCGTGCCAACGGGAGGTGTGGCAATTGCATCACTGGTGGAGTCGTCAAGCAGGTAACAGTTGCACAATCATCCCAATCTGAGAAATGTGACAAGATTGGTCATGTTTCGGGAGGAGAACCGGTCGAAATTCTGTGATTCCAGCTTATTAGAATTGGGAACGTGTTTGCAGAATTGAGAAACGTTGAGAATCTACACACCGGAAAACAGCGGAATCCGGAAGGGATCTCCAGCATTTCACGTCCCAAGGGATCTTTCCGCTTGTTGCGACAGGCACTTTCACTTTTTTCACATGCCGTGAATCGCTATATTCAAAAGCCGTTCTTATCTCTATATCCCCCATAGCAACGAGACGCATGCGATTCCACTCCATCAGCAAGTATCTCCACTCCGCCGACATGCTGTTCATCGGGTTCAATCTCATTCTCTCCTGCATCAACATTGTGTTTGCCGACCGGATACCGTATTGGTGGCTGATTGTGCTGAGCAATTTCGCCGGTTCCACCATTATCTGCATCATCGCCTATGCGCGCCATACTACCGGCTGGAAGCCGCTTCGGCTGCTGCATGATTGGTATGTGCCGGTTGCTACATTCTTCTCATACAAAGCCCTGTATTTCATGATCAAGCCGATTCACGGCGGCAGGGACTATGATGATGTGCTGATGGCAATCGATCTCTGGCTATTTGGCGTAAACCCGACTGAATGGATTATGCAGTTCGCAACACCGTGGCTTACCGAAATTCTCCAGATTGCGTACACGCTGTTCTACTTTCTGTTTTTAATTCTGGGCTACGAATTCTACCGCAGGCACAATCTTGATCTCTTTCACTACTTCATGTTTACGTGTGTGTACGGGTTCTTTCTCTCGTATCTCGGCTATTTTTTGCTCCCTGCAGTCGGGCCCCGGTTTACGCTGCACGATTTTGCGGCGCTCGATGCGGAACTTCCTGGCCTTTTCTTCACCGAATCATTCCGTTGGTTTGTGAATGCAGGCGGCTCAATCCCCACAGGCGTGCCGAACGAAATCGCCATCACGCTTACACAACGGGATGTCTTCCCCAGCGGGCACACAATGATGACGATTGTGTTGATGTATCTGAGCGGCAAGTACGGGGCCCAATCGCGCTACTTCACGTATGTCGTGGGGACACTGCTCATTGTTGCAACAGTGTACCATCGCTACCACTACGTTATTGATTTGATAGCAGGGGCGGTATTTGCTCTCTTCTGCATCATAACATCCGCAAGACTTTACATCTTCCTGAAACGCCGGTACCAGACAATGGAAAGCAAGTTTCCGGAGAGCTTGATCAAGTAAGTCAGGACTTATAGGGGGAGGTTGAATAATGAATGTTTCTTCATCTTGACCGCGTTGCTTCTTTTCGGGTGATTGCTTATTTTATTCACCCGTTTATCCACCAGAATCGTATTCTTTTGACAGGTATCCAGATGTACGCAGTCGTTGATATTGCCGGAAAACAGTTCAAAGTTGCCCCAAATGACAAGTTGCATGTCCCGACCCTCAAGGCGGACAAGGGCGCAACCATTTCGTTCGACAAAGTGTTGCTGCTTGCAGGCGACAAGGAAGTCAGCATCGGAAATCCGACAGTATCCGGCGCAAGTGTTGAGGCAACAGTACTCGACCACATGAAGGATGACAAGGTTGTCGTGTTCAAGAAGAAGAAACGCAAAGGATACCGCGTGAAGCGCGGGCATCGGCAGGCGTACACGCAGGTTCAGATTACAAAAATCGGGAAGTAGTCATGGCACACAAAAAAGGTCTCGGCAGTACCCGCAACGGACGCGACAGCAATGCGCAGCGTCTTGGTGTGAAACGATTCGGTGGTGAAATGGTAACCGCCGGAAGCATAATCGTCCGGCAACGCGGCACGGCATTCCGTCCGGGTACCAACGTCGGCATCGGCAGCGACGATACACTGTACGCCCTCTCCGACGGGGTCGTGAATTTCAAGAAGTACAGCAAAGCGAAGAAAGTTGTCAGCATTCTTCCGAAGGTTACAGCCTGAGTTGTTGATATGAATCCCGCCCGAAAGGCGGGATTGTTTTTTCGCGCCCTCCGTTCTTTCCAATCCTAAAATTACTTTCTCATTTAGTTCACTCTCAGAACAAACAATGGAGATACTACCATGAAGATTACAGTTATCGGTGCCGGTAACGTTGGCGCGACCTGCGCGCAGCGTCTTGTTGACAAGGAATTGGCAAACGAAGTTGTGTTGGTGGATGTGATCGAAGGCGTGCCGCAGGGCAAAGGCCTCGATATGTTTGAGGCAACTCCCGTCGAAAAGACGGACGTGAAGGTTGTCGGAACGAACGGCTACGACGAAACGGCAAACTCCGACATTATCATTCTCACCGCCGGTATTGCCCGTAAACCGGGCATGAGCCGCGATGACTTGATGAACACAAACAGCGCAATCGTGAAAAGCTGCACGGAGCAAGCCGTCGCGAAGTCGCCGAAGTCGATCATTATCGTCGTTTCCAACCCTCTCGATGTGATGACCTACGTAGCGTGGAAGGTGAGCGGATTCGAA includes:
- the rplU gene encoding 50S ribosomal protein L21 — protein: MYAVVDIAGKQFKVAPNDKLHVPTLKADKGATISFDKVLLLAGDKEVSIGNPTVSGASVEATVLDHMKDDKVVVFKKKKRKGYRVKRGHRQAYTQVQITKIGK
- a CDS encoding T9SS type A sorting domain-containing protein translates to MKRIVTLCLAVLVISILVAMLADVAAQTIKVNTIGRSLNSLTAPVPGATAPAWNISTGLRAVGVQSRVYFQVDSAGSGAGASPVWTILAKPATSTATLDSATGSLINSIKVDVGGEYVVRATIGALSAQDTVFATTYWGVSTDPQGGCFCHPNAATIKTNWQASKHATLFNKGITGNSDVSRGQGQYSPSCIKCHTNGWDPNANNNNFGYQVKQTGWDTSWYAGLPRYGNYYLINQNDTSRWNMLTATQKTHANVGCESCHGPMVDHKLTADPKKAGLSIKADVCNVCHDGSRRHSIGTYFEQSGHSQLHYGGAAEGGRANCQPCHTGAGFLYYTRNAPASYDTIGIAAKWVLSRDAGTSISCQACHDPHGNNNPYQLRSVRLDSLRNGYRIPESFNNNPGMLCAHCHSSRYSINVRIKANQPPYYGFNARFYAHYNTQADMLYGSNGSQVESDFLGLNTHGGLEGGCTSCHMQKRKNRLDGSNNLLSNHSFSMTDTIFAGNVYKPTDACKSCHGHIEDFNDIRAFYDFDRNGVIEGVQTEVQGLLTQLKAILPQRNGEVIGGGTVNAADSAMIHNRLDLIRGIWAYKFVLYDGSLGIHNTKYAVRLLYQALGWTPLTNSVKELPGIAQEFSLGQNYPNPFNPTTNIRFSLPKDEHVTLQVYDVTGALVKTIVDQTLRSGNAEATWDGTNDNGSKVASGMYLYRLKAGNFVTTKKMIMMK
- the rpmA gene encoding 50S ribosomal protein L27; this encodes MAHKKGLGSTRNGRDSNAQRLGVKRFGGEMVTAGSIIVRQRGTAFRPGTNVGIGSDDTLYALSDGVVNFKKYSKAKKVVSILPKVTA
- a CDS encoding phosphatase PAP2 family protein — its product is MRFHSISKYLHSADMLFIGFNLILSCINIVFADRIPYWWLIVLSNFAGSTIICIIAYARHTTGWKPLRLLHDWYVPVATFFSYKALYFMIKPIHGGRDYDDVLMAIDLWLFGVNPTEWIMQFATPWLTEILQIAYTLFYFLFLILGYEFYRRHNLDLFHYFMFTCVYGFFLSYLGYFLLPAVGPRFTLHDFAALDAELPGLFFTESFRWFVNAGGSIPTGVPNEIAITLTQRDVFPSGHTMMTIVLMYLSGKYGAQSRYFTYVVGTLLIVATVYHRYHYVIDLIAGAVFALFCIITSARLYIFLKRRYQTMESKFPESLIK